In Peromyscus leucopus breed LL Stock chromosome 16_21, UCI_PerLeu_2.1, whole genome shotgun sequence, a single genomic region encodes these proteins:
- the Mdfi gene encoding myoD family inhibitor, giving the protein MSQVSGPCLPLCDAPHGVPSAALDPAQTMSLLPGLEVAAGSTHPAEASSGEGSPEEVVPSMPQDSGPGAHQALNSTDLDVLTEAVTCQPQGNPLGCTPLLPNGSGHKHPSELGSAVPAGNGAPGGPKAHRKSQAHPPLGSQAGRKSKGSPRSASQVPLQAQEDCCVHCILSCLFCEFLTLCNLVLDCATCGSCSSEDSCLCCCCCGSGECADCDLPCDLDCGIVDACCESADCLEICMECCGLCFSS; this is encoded by the exons CCCAGACCATGTCCCTCCTCCCTGGGCTGGAGGTAGCAGCAGGATCCACTCACCCTGCAGAGGCATCGTCAGGAGAGGGCTCCCCGGAGGAGGTGGTACCCTCCATGCCCCAAGACAGCGGTCCTGGGGCTCACCAGGCTCTGAACAGCACTGACCTCGATGTTCTCACAGAAGCTGTGACGT gccagcctcaagGGAACCCCTTAGGCTGCACCCCACTACTGCCAAATGGCTCCGGCCACAAGCACCCCTCGGAACTGGGCAGTGCTGTGCCTGCGGGGAATGGTGCTCCAGGAGGCCCCAAGGCCCACCGGAAGTCGCAGGCGCACCCACCTCTGGGCAGCCAGGCCGGGAGGAAGAGCAAAGGCAGCCCTCGGTCGGCTTCCCAGGTCCCGCTGCAGGCACAGGAAG ATTGCTGCGTCCACTGCATACTGTCATGCCTGTTCTGTGAGTTCCTGACGCTCTGCAACCTCGTCCTGGACTGCGCCACCTGCGGCTCCTGCAGCTCAGAggactcctgcctctgctgttgctgctgcggCTCCGGCGAGTGCGCGGACTGTGACCTGCCCTGTGACCTGGACTGTGGCATCGTGGACGCCTGCTGCGAATCGGCAGACTGCCTGGAGATCTGCATGGAGTGTTGTGgactctgcttctcctcctga
- the LOC119086822 gene encoding uncharacterized protein LOC119086822, whose translation MEKSPEHRAEILSCRYGKTPRARQIVQDRVDFGLWLQRREVRRVKEVWKHGAGMVAAAGCWDGGGMLRAHILDHKYRAESKLEMAWVSQLSTPPPRTCFPTAAHFLGLQAVPPTGDKMFKCLRLRDVLSNQVLTSFPSLPFTCPPSPLSPEPHPQPLSRLLFHGTLRQLGQDGEASSLGSHCVCNSSVSRQLPPVSHCCISGTRDHRAGAREGTAEGNVLPARRWNS comes from the exons ATGGAGAAATCTCCTGAACACAGAGCTGAG ATACTTTCCTGTCGCTATGGCAAAACACCACGGGCAAGGCAGATTGTACAAGACAGAGTTGATTTTGGCTTATGGCTCCAGAGACGTGAGGTCCGTCGTGTCAAGGAAGTCTGGAAGCATGGGGCGGGCATGGTGGCTGCAGCAGGATGCTGGGATGGTGGTGGGATGCTGAGAGCCCACATCTTGGACCACAAGTATAgagcagaaagcaaactggaaatgGCATGGGTCTCTCAACTCTCAACGCCACCTCCAAGGACATGCTTTCCCACAGCAGCACACTTCCTGGGCCTCCAAGCAGTGCCACCAACAGGGGACAAgatgttcaaatgcctgagactgcGGGACGTTCTCTCTAACCAggtcctcacttccttcccttcccttccttttaccTGCCCTCCTTCTCCTCTATCCCCTGAGCCGCATCCTCAACCCCTGTCTCGTCTTCTTTTCCACGGTACCCTACGACAGCTGGGACAGGATGGAGAAGCCTCGTCTCTGGGTTCTCACTGCGTCTGCAATAGCAGTGTGAGCAGGCAGCTGCCTCCCGTATCCCACTGCTGCATTTCTGGGACTCGGGATCACAGGGCAGGGGCGCGAGAAGGCACTGCAGAGGGAAACGTCTTGCCAGCAAGAAGATGGAACTCATAG